In Euphorbia lathyris chromosome 2, ddEupLath1.1, whole genome shotgun sequence, the sequence atgcgttgacaattgaaggatgggagatgaaatgaagcgagtaatggtagacacgggcagttcttgcaatgtcatcaccgtaggtgcattcgccaaactaaaggttgatccgatccaaatagaaacaaccattgttgacatcatgggagtgacaggtcacactatccgAAACAAGGGCCATGTAACTTTGGAATGCAGGCTATCGGATGATGATCAAACatggattggtgatctggagttctctattatggatggacaattagcttataacatcattctttggcagccgttcatctcagaggttgcaagccctaatttccatccaccatctggcaatgtacattcccaccagcaaaggaggagtaatgattagcgggaaccaaaaggtggctcaagagacctactcggcATCACTATCGATCCTCCCACAATTCAAAGATGACGAAGGggaggaagatgaacttgtcactacaacTTTGGGCGACACGGAAAtgttccttattgctgatggaaagcgggtgcggatcgccaaaggattaaaacctgagatcaGGGAGGATGTTACGCAaattctcattgagtctgaaagcctatttgcataggagaatgagatccccacaggaatAAGCctagatgtgattactcataagttaaacatcattgaggatgcggttctagttgctcagaaaagacggaatcataggcctaaaaatcagtatttttacgtattcttatatgtgcattaaactgttatagtatcctatattttataatttattctttctcgccatacttcttatattcatttgcctagcttttattcctgatatacgcccagtggctggcgaatgaaaagttccacagacgGATCagttacctcaaagataggacaattaaTCCCCATCACGGGcagatcccctttccacaaagataagaagcacagacccttaggagctttcaaatgagctcaactctctcctcaaagacaggaaaaatattggtcaccatcaaaagcgggttaaaattatctcaaacatgagaaaattacaccctaaactttctcctcaaagataggagaacaataatctcagcggcggatcgatctacctcaaagataggaaacaattgatcgtcgttagagacagagttaaaacatttctcagacgtgagaaatttacactctcaaatactcttcccaaagaagagtctcacCATGATCGCTGTATTCATACTTTATCAGTGGTGGAGATCTGAAATACCACTGTTCCTTTCCATTAGCATATAATATCTCCTCTTAAAAAGCTTTGATTAGACGATCTCAATTTAGGGCGGTTGAAGAGGATGTGACAGTTTATCGGAGCCAGAGTTGGAAAAAGAGGAAGATTCAGTTTCAGAAAAGGGATCCTCCATTAATGAACACCAATATGAACTAAGTTTTAatgttaattttaataaaacttaCGGCTTCGTATTTTCTCTCTAACATTAAAGAGAGaaacttagagagagagagagagagagagagctgtTAGACAGAGAATATAAGAGAGATGAGTTGTAGggagagaaaggaaaagagagAGATGAGTTGCAAGGAAGGGGATACgattattttagtaatttcataattagggtgtcaattttttatttttagagtgGTCAAATTGATGACGTGGCAATGTTGacttgcgttgaccggtcacaaataccggctatacactttagtgggaggtcacctgaaggttgtacactttagtgtgataAATTTttagttgtacaccaaagtgtgaaaaataGGTAAATATTGTACACcatgtgtgtaatttaccccaagtTTCTGCAACAATATCAAGAACAAATCATTATCAGTAAATAGAGATTCATTGACAGATTTAAAGTCTCTATTTTTTCATTATCAGTAAATAGAGATTCAGTGACAGGTTTGAGAAAAGAGTGCCTTTTGTTCTGTTTTcttttatgttattattttcaTTCTCTACTAGTAGTTagtattttttttccaatttccGATTTTGATTCGTGACAAGTCAATTTTAGCAACATGTATGATTTTAGAGGAAAATTTAacaaagagagaagagagagaaagaaagaagaagaaaaataagaaattaaagagagatggagaagatgatgtatttgatttttattttttattttgaggtttgtttgtgataattagataatagaGGGTGgtgaatttataaaataaataaatataaggacaaaattaactctttttcctttgacttttgactcttttttaataccgttagtcaatttggtatgtgtttgctaacggaatgaacctcaaggtacttgtttgccaacttttaaaccacatagtctaCGTTTGAAAATGacccaaaccacaaggtttatttttgtactttttgcaatattaaaatatatatgttttttctatcttaaattatttttacatagtataatttatattttgattatatttatataataattatttattacaaattataaaaatacaaatccgacaACCCAATTAATCATCGGGAGCTATCCACCGGATCAACGTCTAGTGTTTTTTACATTCTTGGTAGCCTGACATCATTAAACGATTACCCGGATAGTAATAGGCAGGATGATGATAGTAGTACATTTGAGGGTTCAGGGCATTCGATATATTTATCATAGTTATAACTTTGGGGAGGTTGATTGGATTAAAGATATTTGAGAATTAGATATATTTGGAGTCAGAATTTAAGAGTTTTGGTTTtctaaatttttagaattttcaacGTAAAAGTAATATTGGATGTATTGATTTTGAGTATTATAAATTTGCAAAAAAGTATAGGAAATataaaagagaaataaaaactGTGGTTGAAATAGTTgtaaattaaagttgttcatagAAGAATGTAAATATTACCGTTTGAAACAAATATTCTCCGTTGCAAAATCTACTTGAAACAAATTATATCCGTTTGAAACAAATATTACCGTTTgaaaaaatctcaattgaattgatttttgttttattaaaaatcCACTTGATAGTATTGAAttgatgtttatttttttttatttttttttaaaaaatttgcgcacaatgtgcctacattaaagaagaaagaaaaatccccaccatactcggatgtgattcgaacccatgacctcccggATGTTATTGAATTGATGTTTATTAAGTAGAaacaatttaaattaatttttaatcttCGAAAGTGTGAATAttatcatttaaaaaaatatagaaatgcATTCAACAACACAACGGATATCATAGATCAGGTAATAATAATCCGCATGATAAGAGTGTGCGATGTATTTTTTACACGCACATCACAATTAATTATTTGCTTCTTGTGCTCCCACCTCCCACCTCCCGATTTTCAACTTCTTTTTAAATTCTAACTAGCCGTTAAGTGTAGGTATTTGTAGAAATCCAACCCGTGACATTTTATACTCTTCTCTAGCAATTCAGAAGTTTGAAGCATTAGAGTTGGTGGTGTAAATAGTTAGTAAAATGTGTGCCTAGTCAAAGCAAAAACAGCAATCCCAGTTCCCATACAGCCCCACTGCCATTTTAGTAGGGACAATCCAACTCGGTGCAAATATTTTCCCATTCCAAAACCAGAAACCCTACGACTATCCCTGCCCCTACTCTATTCTATTCTCCTTTTATTCATTTCAATTCAATTACTCCGTCCCGTTTTTCAATTTTATCGGATGTCCCCGAAGGGACTACTCCGTCCCGTTTTTcaatttcaactataaaaattggaaaaatacaaataagTAAAAGTAATAATTAATAAAGTATATTCCTTATAAACCCATCAATTGGGCTTCTGAAAATCCGAGGTTACTTGTGTAATTTCGACGAAAACTAGTGTCGGTTACTTGTTCAAGTACAAAACATGATGGCCTCAAAACATTTTCCGCGAAAGTTACCTTTCCGGTTGGGATATTTTTGGCGGGCACGGAAACAAACGGACAGAATCACAGAGAAGaacaatttttaaataattaaatcaaaataaaacTAGGAGAAAGGAAATTACAAGGACTTCAGTCAGACCGTACAGTCTAGTCTTTCTTTAGAGGAGAGGAGAGAAAAGGAAGAAAGGGGTCGGACAGATAtatgtagagagagagagagagagagaacatAAATCTCCCATTACTGTTTCAAAGCCTTTCCATATCtcaattctctcttctcttctgcaCTTGCTCTACTCTATTCTCTCAATTCATCGAGCTCACCCATTTTTTTTACAACATTCTACACAGCATCTCTAGTACGTTAACGGTTATCTTATTACTTTACTGTAAAGTGTACAGAATCTCTCTCTCCCCCCCTAAAAACAAAACCCCGTTTCGATGGATTTGTATGGTTTGAGCCAAGCAAGAAATGGGTCGCAATCGGGTCACCAACCCGAATGGAGCCCCTCTGGAGCTGAAACCGGTCTAGAAGGTCCTTGCTTTttgcattttcattttcatttcatCTAATTTCGCTCgcatttgattttctttttggCGGTGGGACTTTGCTACtctatctctctttttttttttagggtttGGGGAATGTGAACTGAGGATTAGGGTTTTCTgttgattttctgattttttgttGAATGTAGAATCGATGTGGAGGCTGGGACTGAATAGCGGCGAAGCGTATCCCGAGCGGCCTGGCGTCCCTGATTGTGTCTACTATATGCGCACTGGGTTTTGTGGATATGGTAGTAGGTGCCGTTATAACCACCCTCGCAATCGCGCCGCGGTAACCTCCTGCCAATCATTTGTAATTTAACTTCTATTTGTGTCAATTCTTGATTGTTTTCATGCGGTTGTCGATGTCTTATGTAATTTCTATCCGATAACATTCATGAATTATTCTACTACCATTGAATGTACAATGTGCGTTTCTCAATTATGATTACTCTTAGTTTTGAAATGAATATGTGTTGGGTTAACAGACTTATTTTCAAATATTCTTTTCAATCCATCAAAATTACTTGTTTGCTTTCCGAGATTTGAGAAAAACAAGAGATCATTCTATTTGGCAGTTTTATGATCTAGATAATGTTATTTTCCAAACTACAAGCTCAGCCATATTATGCCAGGTAGTTCAATTTTGGACTCTGTGGAAGATATTGTCTTATTGATCTACTGAGTATGACAATATTATTGTTTCAGATctttttgttattttgtttttattagctTTAGTCGGCACCTCCATTGAACAAATGGTCTCACACGTTATGTTTATTTGGATTATTATGCAGGTTGAGGCAGCTGTAAGAGCTACAGGGGAGTATCCAGAACGAATTGGGGAACCTCTCTGTCAGGTATagctattttttatttttctctgtaAATACTCCGGAAAGTATTTCTGCCACTTGTGCTGTTTGTTTTTGTTCGTTTCAGTTTTATTTGAAGACTGGAACCTGTAAATTTGGTGCATCTTGCAAGTTCCACCATCCTAAACATGGAGGTGGATCCTTGAGTCATGTTCCGCTAAATACACATGGATACCCATTACGACCGGTTTGAATtcttctaatttattttgacTCTGCAACagatacatttttattttataatctGTCTAGGCACTTATAAggcaattatttatttttttgtgcCCTAATATTATCTTCCAACAGGGTGAGAAAGAATGCTCCTACTATTTGAAAACGGGGCAGTGCAAATTTGGTTTAACTTGTAAAttccatcatcctcaaccagcTGGCGAATCAATGCCAGAATCTGCACCCCAGTTTTATCAGCCGGTGCAGTCACCTTCAATTCCGATACCTGACCAATATGGGGGGGCATCCACCAGCTTGAGAGTGAGGCCTCCACTGTTACCTGGTTCATATGTGCAAGGGGCTTATGGTCCTTTGCTGTTTCCTCCTGGGGTGGTTCCTATTCCTGGTTGGAGTCCTTACTCGGTATTTTTACTGCCTCATTTGATTTGAGTTCTTGCAAAATTATGTGTCTTTCACGTTACGCCCTTGGGCTTGTGTGGTTCAGGCACCTGTAAGTCCTGTTCTCTCCCCTGGTGCTCAGCCTGCAGTTGGTGCAACTTCTCTTTATGGAGTAA encodes:
- the LOC136218379 gene encoding zinc finger CCCH domain-containing protein 32, whose translation is MDLYGLSQARNGSQSGHQPEWSPSGAETGLEESMWRLGLNSGEAYPERPGVPDCVYYMRTGFCGYGSRCRYNHPRNRAAVEAAVRATGEYPERIGEPLCQFYLKTGTCKFGASCKFHHPKHGGGSLSHVPLNTHGYPLRPGEKECSYYLKTGQCKFGLTCKFHHPQPAGESMPESAPQFYQPVQSPSIPIPDQYGGASTSLRVRPPLLPGSYVQGAYGPLLFPPGVVPIPGWSPYSAPVSPVLSPGAQPAVGATSLYGVTQLSSSTPALAGPYPSLSSAAAPLSGALKEQSYPERPGEPECQYYLKTGDCKFGSSCRYHHPRDRVVPRTNCALSPLGLPLRPGVEPCTFYLRNGHCKFGSTCKFDHPMGTMRYNPSASSLIDVPVAPYPVGSLLATLAPSSSSSSSELRPEMIGATKKDPYLGRIPSAGNTSSSSVGLIFSQTGSVPFSELQLSGQSSVPLTTGRSTRQGDEVRRSG